The genomic interval CTCGGCCTCTTCGAGCGCCATGTCGACACCGCCGCCCTCCTGGACCGGGTCTCGGTCGCCCGCAGCGGCCGGGTCACGCCGATGATGTTCGAGCACGAGCTGCTGGAGCAGGCGCGCGCGGACCGGCGCCGGGTGGTGCTGCCGGAGGGCACCGAGGAGCGCGTGCTGCGCGCGGCGGACGTGCTGATGCGCCGGGACGTCTGCGACCTCACGCTGCTCGGCGACCCGGACACCATCCGCAAGAAGGCCGCCGACCTCGGCATCGACCTGGCCGAGACCCAGCTCATCGACCCGCAGACCTCGGAGCTGCGCCAGTCGTTCGCCGAGCGGTACGCACAGCTGCGGGCGCACCGCGGGGTGACGGTCGAGCTGGCGTACGACGTGGTCTCGGACGTCAACTACTTCGGCACCCTGATGGTCCAGGAGGGCCTGGCCGACGGAATGGTCTCCGGCGCGGTGCACTCCACGGCGGCGACCATCCGGCCCGCCTTCGAGATCATCAAGACGAAGCCGGACGCCTCGATCGTCTCGTCGGTCTTCTTCATGTGCCTCGCCGACAAGGTGCTGGTGTACGGCGACTGCGCGGTCAATCCGGACCCGGACGCCGAGCAGCTCGCGGACATCGCGGTGCAGTCCGCCGCCACGGCCGCCCGCTTCGGCGTCGAGCCCCGGATCGCGATGCTGTCGTACTCGACGGGGACCTCGGGCACCGGCGCCGACGTGGACAAGGTGCGCGAGGCGACGGACCGGGTGCGCGGGAGCCGCCCGGACCTGAGGATCGAGGGGCCCATCCAGTACGACGCGGCGGTCGAGCCGAGCGTGGCCGCGACCAAGCTGCCGGGCTCCGAGGTGGCCGGGCAGGCGACGGTCCTGATCTTCCCGGACCTGAACACCGGCAACAACACGTACAAGGCCGTGCAGCGCTCGGCGGGCGCGGTGGCGGTGGGGCCGGTCCTCCAGGGGCTGCGCAAGCCGGTCAACGACCTGTCCCGGGGCGCGCTCGTGCAGGACATCGTGAATACCGTGGCCATCACCGCGATCCAGGCCCAGGGCGAGGAGTGACCCGCATGACCACCCCGAACACCGAAGACGCGGCGGCGGCCGGGAAGCCGAGCCGGGTGCTCGTGCTCAACTCCGGCTCGTCCTCCGTGAAGTACCAGCTGCTCGACATGGACGACCGCTCCCGGCTGGCGTCCGGGCTCGTCGAGCGGATCGGCGAGGAGACCTCCCGGCTCGTGCACACCCCGCCGGCCGGGGGCGGCGAGCCCCGGGAGCGCACGGGCCGGATCGCCGACCACGACGAGGCGCTGAAGGCGGCGGCCGAGGAGCTGGCGGCCGACGGGCTCGGCCTGGACTCCCCCGATCTCGCGGCGATCGGGCACCGGGTGGTGCACGGCGGGCTGCGGTTCACCGAGCCGACCGTGGTCACCGACGACGTGCTCAAGGAGATCGAGCGGCTGGTCCCGGTGGCGCCGCTGCACAACCCGGCCAACATCACGGGCATCCGCACCGCCCAGGCGCTCCGCCCGGACCTGCCGCAGGTGGCGGTGTTCGACACGGCGTTCCACACGACGATGCCGGAGTACGCGGCGCGGTACGCGATCGACGTGGAGACGGCCGACGCCCACCGCATCCGCCGCTACGGCTTCCACGGCACCTCGCACGCGTACGTCTCCCGCAGGGCGGCCGAGCTGCTGGGCAAGGAGCCGGCGGACGTCAACGTCATCGTGCTGCACCTGGGCAACGGGGCGTCCGCCTCGGCGGTCGCGGGCGGCCGGTGCGTGGAGACGTCGATGGGCCTGACCCCCTTGGAGGGGCTGGTGATGGGTACCCGGTCCGGGGACATCGATCCGGCCGTCACCTTCCATCTGAAGCGGGTGGCGGGGATGTCGGCGGACGAGATCGACGTCCTGCTCAACAAGAAGAGCGGCCTGGTGGGGCTCTGCGGTGACAACGACATGCGGGAGATCCGGCGCCGGGTGGACGAGGGCGACGAGCGTGCGGCGCTCGCCTTCGACATCTACGTCCACCGGCTGAAGAAGTACATCGGCGCCTATGCGGCGGTCCTCGGCCGGGTGGACGCGGTGGTCTTCACGGCGGGGGTGGGCGAGAACTCCGCCCCGGTGCGCGAGGCTGCCATCGCCGGTCTGGAGGAGCTGGGCCTCGCGGTGGACGCGGATCTCAACGCCGTACGGTCCGGCGTACCGCGGCTGATCTCGCCGGATTACGCACGGGTCGCGGTCGCCGTGGTGCCGACCGACGAGGAGCTGGAGATCGCCACCCAGACCTTCGCACTGGTCGACAACTGAGCGGGCCTCCGCCCTTTTGTATCTTCCACCAGCCGGAATATTCCGCAGCGAAACAAACCGATAGGATCCGCCTCATGCGCCGTTCCAAAATCGTCTGCACCCTCGGCCCCGCCGTCGACTCCCACGAGCAGCTCGTCGCTCTGATCGAGGCCGGCATGAGCGTGGCCCGTTTCAACTTCAGTCACGGCTCCCACGCGGAACACCAGGGTCGTTACGACCGGGTCCGCAAGGCCGCCGCCGAGACCGGGCGGGCGGTCGGCGTGCTCGCCGACCTCCAGGGCCCGAAGATCCGCCTGGCGAAGTTCGCCGAGGGTCCGGTCGAGCTGGTCCGCGGGGACGAGTTCGTCATCACCGCCGAGGACGTCCCCGGGGACAAGTCGATCTGCGGCACGACCTACAAGGGCCTGCCCGGTGACGTCGCCAAGGGCGACCCGATCCTGATCAACGACGGCAACGTCGAGCTGAAGGTCGTCTCCGTGGAGGGCCCCCGGGTCCACACCATCGTCATCGAGGGCGGGGTGATCTCCGACCACAAGGGGATCAACCTGCCGGGTGCCGCGGTCAACGTCCCGGCCCTGTCCGAGAAGGACGTCGAGGACCTGCGCTTCGCGCTCCGGATGGGCGCCGACATGGTCGCGCTCTCCTTCGTCCGCGACGCCAACGACGTCAAGGACGTCCACAAGGTGATGGACGAGGAGGGCCGCCGGGTCCCCGTCATCGCCAAGGTGGAGAAGCCGCAGGCCGTCGAGCACATGGAGGGCGTCGTCATGGCGTTCGACGGTGTGATGGTCGCCCGTGGCGACCTCGCCGTCGAATACCCGCTGGAGCGCGTCCCGATGGTGCAGAAGCGCCTGGTGGAGCTGTGCCGGCGCAACGCCAAGCCGGTGATCGTGGCGACCCAGATGATGGAGTCGATGATCACCAACTCCCGTCCGACCCGCGCCGAGGCGTCCGACGTCGCCAACGCGATCCTGGACGGCGCGGACGCGGTCATGCTCTCCGCGGAGTCCTCGGTCGGCGCGTACCCGATCGAGACGGTCAAGACCATGTCGAAGATCGTGGTCGCCGCCGAGCAGGAGCTGCTTTCCAAGGGCCTCCAGCCGCTGGTGCCGGGCAAGAAGCCCCGTACGCAGGGCGGTTCGGTGGCCCGCGCGGCCTGCGAGATCGCGGACTTCCTGGGCGGCGAGGCGCTGGTCGCCTTCACCAAGTCCGGTGACACCGCCCGCCGGCTGTCCCGCTATCGCGCGGCCCAGCCGATCCTGGCCTTCACCACGGACGAGTCCACCCGCAACCAGCTGGCGCTCAGCTGGGGCGTCGAGGCCCACGTCGTCCCGCACGTGGACAACACGGACGCGATGGTCGACCTGGTCGACTCGGAGCTGTTGAAGCTCGGCCGCTACAACACGGGCGACACGATGGTCATCACGGCCGGCTCGCCCCCCGGGGTCCCCGGCACCACCAACATGGTCCGCGTCCACCACGTCGGCGGCCAGGACCAGGGCTGACGCACGGCGCGCGGGCGGTGCCCCCGGTTCCGGAACTCTCCGGGACCGGGGGCACCGCCCTTTTGGTGCCATGCCACCAGGCGCGTCAGGCGCCGTCCTGGGTGAAGTAGTTGTGCAGTCCCGGGACCGTCAGGGTGCCGCCGAACTGGCCGGCCTGGGTGACCTTCACCTTGGTGAAGAAGGCGAACGGGACGTTCAGCGGGGGCGGGGTCTCCGGGCTGAAGGTGATCGGGATGAGGCCGAAGAGGTTGCCCTTCAGCTCCTCCGTGTACATCGTCACCGTGCCGTTGCGGATCGTGGAGGTGGAGCCCTTCCGCGCCTGCACGTGGCCGGTGGTCCCGGGCATCGGGCCGGTCGTCAGCTGGTGCAGGTCCTTGATGTCGATCGAGGACGCGGTGAACTTCAGCACCTTCTTGGTGGTGTTGCCCGCCCGTACCTCCACGATGCCCTTGTAGTCGAGCCCGTTCAGGGTGAGCAGCGAGCTCTCCAGGATCCACGGGTCGGTGGGCAGGTTCGGGATGCCCGGCTCCGCCTTCGCGTTGGCCAGGGCCTCCGGGTCCGCGGTGGGGCACGGGAACGGCTCCTTGGCGCCGTCCGGGATGTCCTCGTCCTTCTTGGCGTCGGTGCCCTTGACGTCCTCGTCCAGCTCCTCGACCGTGCGGCCCGCCTTGCCGGCCGCGTCGCGGATGGCCTCGGTGGTCTTGTCGGCCGTGTCCTTCGCGGTGTCCTTCGCCGCGTCGGTGGCCTTGTCCGCGGTCCGGTCCTCGGAGTCCTCGGTGTCCGCGGTCGCGGACGGCTTCGGGGACGCCGTGGTGGGGCTCGGGGACGGGCTCGCCGTCTCCTTGTCCTTGTCGCCGTCGAAGAGGTCCTTGAGCGCGTCGCCGAGGCCCAGCGGGTCGAGCGGGTTCGTCGTCTTCGTGGGCGACGGCGTGGCGGCCGGGGTCTCGGCCGGGGCGGTGTCGGTGCTCTTCTTCGCGGTGTCGGTGCTCTTCTTCGCGGTGTCGGTGCTCTTCGCGGTGTCGGTGCTCTTCTTCGCGGTGTCGTCCGCGGAGCCCGTGGCCGTGGGCTTCGGGGCCGCCTCGCCGGTCGTCCCCGGCGTCGGCTTCGCGCTCTCGCTCGTGGCGGGGGACGGCGTCTTCGACGCGGAGGGCGTCGGGTCCGCCGACTCGCTCGGCTCGTCGGAGCGCGTGACGCAGGGGCCGGGCGCGAAGGGGATGTCCGTGGAGTCGTCGGCCATCGCCAGCCGGGGCGTGAGGCCCATCCCGACGAAGACCGCCGTCGGCATCGCGGCGAGCGCGAACGCCTTCTTGCCCGCGGGCATGTGGAGCTTCGTCAGCAGCGACTTCCTGGGGGCGGCGTGGCGGGGGCCTCTGCGTTCCCGGGTCCCGTTCTCGTCCGCACCGTTCATCTGCTCGTCGTCACCCCGCACGGTGCCTCCCGCCCTCGGCCTCGACCGTGGTGTCGTACGGGGCCTGCGGCTGCTCGGGAACACCGGCCCCGTGGAGCGCGCCCTCCGGGAACGGCTCGTCCTTCGCGAACGGGACGGTCTCCGGGGCCGCTTCGGCGGGAGCGGGCTCCTCGGCCGCCGGCGGTACGCCCGGGGCCCAGGCCACGGAGAGCGCGCCGCCGAGCAGGGCGAAGACGAAGCCGATCAGGAAGCCGCCGATGTTGGCGACGGGTATGGAGATGAGGGCCAGCAGAATCGCCGCGACACCGGCGAACACGCGGACGATGCTGTGGAACCACATCGTCAGGCCCAGCGTGACGAGCAGGACACCGATGATCAGCGAACCGGCGCCGGCCGTGGTGGACATCGCCAGCGTCACGTTGCCGAGGTGCATGTTCGCGTACGGGAAGTACATGATGGGCACGCCGCCCAGCATGGTGAACAGTCCGGCCCAGAACGGCCGGTCACCCCGCCAGGTGCGGAAGCCTCGCCGGGCGACGGAGAGGTAGTGCTCGTTCTGCCCTTGGGATTCGGGGCTCATGGAAAACAGCTCCCTGGGAACCGGTACTGCTGTGAGAAAGAGAAGGGTGGGCGGCCGGGGACCCGTGATGCGCCCCCGGCCGCCCGGGCTAGTGCCCTAGTAGCACTCGTCGACGCCCTTGGACAGCCCAAGGTGCAGACCCGGCAGCTTGAACGTTCCTGCCGTGGTGGCCCACGCCTGCTGCTTGACGCCCGTCAGCTTGGCGGTCTCGGCGCGCTGCGCGAACCCGTTCGGGTTGACGTACTTCCCGGCCTTGGGCTGGATGCCCGGGTCGCTCAGCTGGCCCGCGCCCACACCGATGTCGATGTTGCCGAACTCGGCGTCACCGCTGAGGTCCGAGACGTCGAGGTAGAGGCCGGTCGCGTCGACCAGCTTGTCCTCTCGGGCCTTGCCCGTGGCATTGCCCGGGTCGCCGGCGGTGAGCCTCAGCGTCACGCTGCCCAGCCCGAACGGCAGGTTGGGCGTGACGACCGACTGGCACATCTTGGTGATGGTGGCGTGACGGAACCCGGAGACGGCCACGGCGTGCGCCTTGCCCGGCTTCGTGGGGTCGGCGCCGTCCTCGGTCGCGATGCTGCCGTACTGGACGAAGCCCTGGCCGTTCAGCTCCTGCGCCGTGACCTTGAACTCCTGGCCCGACACGCTGAAGGACGCGGCGAGCGCGCCCTGGGCCAGACCGACGCCGACGGCGGCGGTGGCTATGACGCTCGGCACCATGACGACAGCGAAACGCTTCCATCTCGTGCCACCGCGAACCTGGGAACTCATACTTTTCCTCCTTCTCGGACGTACATCTCCGGTCAGGCATCCTGCCCGACCTGGGATGGGAGAAGTGCTACGTCCTCGGAAAGGAGAGCGCCCGCGTACGGAGGCTGTACCGCGTCCGCATCACCGGCGATCACCCCCGAGCGACAACCACGGGTCGCGCGTGTGCGCGACCTGATCGGACAGGCCCTGCCGGCCGGCAGGAACCCCCCTGTCCGGAGCCGGCGCCACTGCCGCCGACCCGCCCGGTGGGGACCCAACGGAGCCGCCGCTCCCGACTGGCAGTCGGACTGGCGTTATTGGACCGAGCGTGGCCGATCGTGGTCCATTCCCGGCCGGGACACAAGGGGGTTCGTTACTCGCTGGTAACGCCCTCATAACCGGGCCACGACCTGCTGGCACCGAGCGGCCACACAGGGTTGCCCCGGACCAACGGACGAAAAGGAGGAAGAGGGAGCGAAACAGGGCAGATCGCAAAGATCGATTTACTGCGAGTAACAGGCCGTGCTTTTATCAAGATTTGGTAAAGCGGGGCCCACTCTTATCGCCTGATCGCGAAAACGGCCGCGGCGCCCGGAGGCGGCCGCGGCCGTGTTGTCAGTTCGGCACAATCGGTTCGGACAGACCGGATCAGAACAGGACGCGTGCGAGCGCGGTGCGCGCGGCACCGACCCTCGGGTCCTCCGGGCCGATCACCTCGAAGAGGTCGAGCAGCCGCAGCCGGACCCGGTCGCGGTCCTCACCGAACGTCCGGCGCACGGTCTCGACCAACCGCCCGAAGGCGTCCTCGACATGGCCGCCGACGAGGTCCAGGTCGGCCGCCGCCAGCTGCGCGTCCGCGTCGGCCGGCTTCTCCGCCGCCTCCGCGCGCACCTTCTGCGGGTCCGT from Streptomyces drozdowiczii carries:
- the pta gene encoding phosphate acetyltransferase; this encodes MTRSVYVTGIDRGDGRQVVDLGVMELLTRQVDRVGVFRPLVHDDPDRLFELLRARYRLSQDPGTVYGMDYHEASAIQAEQGTDELVSRLVERFHQVAVDYEVVLVLGTDYAATQLPDELALNARLANEFGASVIAVVGGKDQNAESVRAETRNAYRAYSGLGCDVLAMIVNRVAPADRDVVAERLAATLPVPCSVLPDDPALSAPTVAQITAALDGTVLLGDDSGLARDALDFVFGGAMLPNLLKALTPGCMVVTPGDRADLVVGSLAAHSAGTPPIAGVLLTLDERPGEEILTLAARLAPGTPVVSVAGGSFPTAAELFALEGKLNAATPRKAETALGLFERHVDTAALLDRVSVARSGRVTPMMFEHELLEQARADRRRVVLPEGTEERVLRAADVLMRRDVCDLTLLGDPDTIRKKAADLGIDLAETQLIDPQTSELRQSFAERYAQLRAHRGVTVELAYDVVSDVNYFGTLMVQEGLADGMVSGAVHSTAATIRPAFEIIKTKPDASIVSSVFFMCLADKVLVYGDCAVNPDPDAEQLADIAVQSAATAARFGVEPRIAMLSYSTGTSGTGADVDKVREATDRVRGSRPDLRIEGPIQYDAAVEPSVAATKLPGSEVAGQATVLIFPDLNTGNNTYKAVQRSAGAVAVGPVLQGLRKPVNDLSRGALVQDIVNTVAITAIQAQGEE
- a CDS encoding acetate kinase gives rise to the protein MTTPNTEDAAAAGKPSRVLVLNSGSSSVKYQLLDMDDRSRLASGLVERIGEETSRLVHTPPAGGGEPRERTGRIADHDEALKAAAEELAADGLGLDSPDLAAIGHRVVHGGLRFTEPTVVTDDVLKEIERLVPVAPLHNPANITGIRTAQALRPDLPQVAVFDTAFHTTMPEYAARYAIDVETADAHRIRRYGFHGTSHAYVSRRAAELLGKEPADVNVIVLHLGNGASASAVAGGRCVETSMGLTPLEGLVMGTRSGDIDPAVTFHLKRVAGMSADEIDVLLNKKSGLVGLCGDNDMREIRRRVDEGDERAALAFDIYVHRLKKYIGAYAAVLGRVDAVVFTAGVGENSAPVREAAIAGLEELGLAVDADLNAVRSGVPRLISPDYARVAVAVVPTDEELEIATQTFALVDN
- the pyk gene encoding pyruvate kinase, which encodes MRRSKIVCTLGPAVDSHEQLVALIEAGMSVARFNFSHGSHAEHQGRYDRVRKAAAETGRAVGVLADLQGPKIRLAKFAEGPVELVRGDEFVITAEDVPGDKSICGTTYKGLPGDVAKGDPILINDGNVELKVVSVEGPRVHTIVIEGGVISDHKGINLPGAAVNVPALSEKDVEDLRFALRMGADMVALSFVRDANDVKDVHKVMDEEGRRVPVIAKVEKPQAVEHMEGVVMAFDGVMVARGDLAVEYPLERVPMVQKRLVELCRRNAKPVIVATQMMESMITNSRPTRAEASDVANAILDGADAVMLSAESSVGAYPIETVKTMSKIVVAAEQELLSKGLQPLVPGKKPRTQGGSVARAACEIADFLGGEALVAFTKSGDTARRLSRYRAAQPILAFTTDESTRNQLALSWGVEAHVVPHVDNTDAMVDLVDSELLKLGRYNTGDTMVITAGSPPGVPGTTNMVRVHHVGGQDQG
- a CDS encoding DUF6114 domain-containing protein: MSPESQGQNEHYLSVARRGFRTWRGDRPFWAGLFTMLGGVPIMYFPYANMHLGNVTLAMSTTAGAGSLIIGVLLVTLGLTMWFHSIVRVFAGVAAILLALISIPVANIGGFLIGFVFALLGGALSVAWAPGVPPAAEEPAPAEAAPETVPFAKDEPFPEGALHGAGVPEQPQAPYDTTVEAEGGRHRAG
- a CDS encoding DUF6230 family protein is translated as MVPSVIATAAVGVGLAQGALAASFSVSGQEFKVTAQELNGQGFVQYGSIATEDGADPTKPGKAHAVAVSGFRHATITKMCQSVVTPNLPFGLGSVTLRLTAGDPGNATGKAREDKLVDATGLYLDVSDLSGDAEFGNIDIGVGAGQLSDPGIQPKAGKYVNPNGFAQRAETAKLTGVKQQAWATTAGTFKLPGLHLGLSKGVDECY